The following proteins are encoded in a genomic region of Tenacibaculum sp. 190524A05c:
- the dut gene encoding dUTP diphosphatase codes for MNVQIINKSKHQTPAYETEGSAGMDLRANIDDAIVLKPLERVIVKTGLFIALPNGYEAQVRPRSGLAAKKGITVLNAPGTVDADYRGEIGVILVNLSNEDFTINDGERIAQLVIAKHERVNWKEVSELDETERGAGGFGSTGV; via the coding sequence ATGAACGTTCAAATTATTAATAAATCAAAGCATCAAACTCCAGCCTACGAAACAGAAGGTTCTGCAGGAATGGATTTAAGAGCAAATATAGATGATGCTATTGTATTAAAACCTCTTGAAAGAGTAATTGTAAAAACCGGATTATTTATTGCTTTACCTAATGGATATGAAGCTCAAGTAAGGCCTAGAAGTGGTTTAGCAGCTAAAAAAGGAATTACAGTGTTAAATGCTCCAGGAACAGTTGATGCCGATTATAGAGGAGAAATAGGCGTGATTTTAGTAAATCTTTCTAACGAAGATTTTACGATAAATGATGGTGAAAGAATTGCACAATTAGTTATTGCAAAACACGAACGTGTAAACTGGAAAGAAGTTTCTGAATTAGATGAAACTGAAAGAGGTGCTGGTGGATTTGGAAGTACCGGAGTTTAA